The Constrictibacter sp. MBR-5 genomic interval CCGCCCTTCCCGGCGCGCCTCCCGGCGTGGCGGTCACGCGGGCCGGCTTCGACGCGCTCGCACGCGCGGGCCGGTCGCCGCTCGCGCCCGCACGGCGGCCGATGTCCCGGGCCGCCGCCTCAGCGTAGCCCCAACCCCCGGGCGATGATGCCGCGCAGGACCTCCCGCGTGCCGCCCTGGATCGTCAGCTTCGGCGCGATCAGCGTGTTGAACGCCATCGTCTCGGCGTAGCCGCTGGCATTCGCCGAGGTCGCGGCGTCGCTCGGCGCCAGCAGAAGCCGTGCCTTGCGGGGAAGCGCCTGCTCCCAGTTCGTCCCCAGGTCCTTGACCACCGCCGCCTCGACCGACGGCGCCTGCCCCGCCTGAAGCATCCCGGCGACCGAGACGGACATGCGCCGCAGCGTCTTCAGGTGCGCGATCTCGCGCCCGATGCCTTCGGCAACGCGGTCGGACGGCGCCGCGCCGACCGCGCGGACCAGTTCGGTCAACACCGGCAGGGTCTCCAGGATGCGGTCCGGCCCGCTCCGCTCGTAGGCGAGTTCGTCGGTGGCCTGCTTCCACGCCATGTCCTTCTCGCCGATCAGATGGCTGTCGGGCACGAAGACGTCGTCGAAGACGACCTCGTTGAAATCGGCATGGCCGGTGATGTTGCGGATCGGCTGGACCTTGATCCCCGGCGTCGTCATGTCGACGAGGAACTGGGAAAGCCCGTGCCGCCGATTCTCGCTCGTCGACGGCGACGTGCGGAAGAGGCCGATCATCCAGTTCGCGTTGTGCGCGCCGGACGTCCAGATCTTGCGGCCGTTGATCAGCCAGCCGCCGTCCGTCTTCGTCGCCCTGGTCGACGCGGCGAAGACGTCCGAGCCGGAGTTTGGCTCCGACAGGCCGATGCAGAAATACGCCTCGCCGCTCAGGATCTTCGGGATGACCTTCCGCTTGGCCTCCTCCGTCCCGTATTTCAGGATGACGGGGCCGCTCTGCCGGTCGGCGACCCAATGGCCGCTGACCGGCGCACGGTGCGCCAGCATCTCCTCGATCATCACATAGCGCTCGAGGTGGCTGCGCCCGCCGCCGCCATGCGCCTTCGGCCATGTCATGCCGATCCAGCCGCGCGCACCGACCCGGCGGCTGAATTCCGGCGAATAGGACGATTTGCGTTCGGCACCGGACGTGAAGGTGCCGCGGTCGATCTCCTCGCGCAGGAACTGGCGTACCTCGGCGCGCAGCGCCTGCGCTTCGGGCGGCAGGGTGATCGGGTCGAACTTGAAGCTGTAGGACATGGCGGCCCCTCCC includes:
- a CDS encoding acyl-CoA dehydrogenase family protein, which codes for MSYSFKFDPITLPPEAQALRAEVRQFLREEIDRGTFTSGAERKSSYSPEFSRRVGARGWIGMTWPKAHGGGGRSHLERYVMIEEMLAHRAPVSGHWVADRQSGPVILKYGTEEAKRKVIPKILSGEAYFCIGLSEPNSGSDVFAASTRATKTDGGWLINGRKIWTSGAHNANWMIGLFRTSPSTSENRRHGLSQFLVDMTTPGIKVQPIRNITGHADFNEVVFDDVFVPDSHLIGEKDMAWKQATDELAYERSGPDRILETLPVLTELVRAVGAAPSDRVAEGIGREIAHLKTLRRMSVSVAGMLQAGQAPSVEAAVVKDLGTNWEQALPRKARLLLAPSDAATSANASGYAETMAFNTLIAPKLTIQGGTREVLRGIIARGLGLR